The Spinacia oleracea cultivar Varoflay chromosome 2, BTI_SOV_V1, whole genome shotgun sequence DNA segment CGGTTGCTTCTTATGATCCCACAAAGACGGAGGTTGCTAAACGGTTTGATAAGATGATGCTAGAATTTGAGCCTATTTGTGAGGAAGCAACTATAGAGGATCAAACTATGCAATTTGTTGTGAATGAATTGCATAGCCTAGAAACAATTGTAAGGGATAGGGTTAAGTTGGTGACACAGAGACAAATTTTATTCCCATTGGAATCACTTAAAATCCAAGATCAGATGGACACCACAGAGGGAAATGTTAAGAATCCCATAAATAGGAGCAAGAAGAAATGAGGGAGGCCCTTTACCTTAAGATACAAGGCCTTAGAGAGAACAACAATTGGAAACCAAAGAGAAAGGAAACCAACAAGGTATGTATGTAATTGCACCTCTTATTACCACATTAATCGAATTACATGTTTTGATCCTATAAACATATAATATACCCGTGAAAACTTAACACTAAAAAAGGTATGTACATACCAAATGATAGACTTATGGTAACTTTTAATCTACTACACTAAACAGACATTGGAAAATGTATATTTGATCATAATACTACGTAATGGTGCATGTATAATTTATTGTGGCATATGTATATGTTTAATGTAGGTGAATACTGAGGAGGATGGACCTTCAACACAGGGATTAGATGGACCTTCAACAGTCGGGTCACATAGCGTGGGAAAATTAAAGGTATATGAATGTCGTGTGTATGTGATTATGTTGAAATTATATTCCTTATTAGGACTGCTGTAAAAATACCCATCCAATGAGGTGACAAGGAAGATCAAAACTATATACATTGCAGGTGACAAGGAAGTACAAAAACCCATCCAATGAGGTGTCTAGCATTGCACAACAGTTGCCGTTATCTCCCGTTGTTCCTGATGATGATATACTAGTAAGCCACAATAACATGGGATGGGACCAAGGCCAACATCGCAGTTAGACATGTTTACATGTTCGATATGTACTACTACTAAAGGATGTATTCCACTTTGGTAAACCATGATTGTAAAAGGTTGTGCGTAAAAACCTTGTTATGACTTGGGCAGATTTCATTGAAGTGATTGCAAAAATTGTATACAGGGATTCTTTGGAGTAAAAAAGAGTCATAATTGTGATAGTCGTTTGTTGGTTTTGTTGGGTTTTTCAAGCATTTGTATTTGATGTCAAGATTTGTTTCATTCAAGCGATTTTGGGCTGTAATATGTGGGTTTTAAAATGGGCTTAAATATGTGGGCCGATTATTTAGATATTCATATTTCCAAACTAAAATAATACGAAAACATTCAATAATTTTTTTCTAAATCACACTACACAGTTAAGGGTAAAATTATACTTAAATGTTCCCACACCATAATACATATGTAAATGTCCAGTACACAATTAAGGGTAAACTCATACTTAAATGTTCCCAAACCATAATACATAGGTGAATGTCCGAACTCAAATTACATAAACATACAAGCAACACCAACACAGATACATAATCGATAAAACACAATACATATTCCTGAAAACATAATACAACTTTCCGAAAAACATTAAAATAGCACTTAATGCAACACCCATATTTTATAAGGTCATTGCTATAATAACATTATAAGCAAAACCCAACACATAAACCAATTTCTTAAACATAATACATATGCCTGATAACATCCATGAAACACCAACATCACACATTTTAGAAGGTCACTGCTTTAATAACAGAATGGTTGGTGATACCTGCACCTTCGATTGTTTGTAAACGTGAAATGAGCACCGGGTCACCGAATTCATCATGGGTGAACAACATAACCCTACCCTCCGGAACCATAATTTGGTTTTCCCATTCCTTGTACACAATTTCCATCTTGGTAGTCACTCTGTGGCGCATTGCATACGATCGTAACCCAGCCCTTTCATCTTGCATAACGTCGAACCTTACGATTGAAGTGTCCACATTTATATCATCATATTGTCAACGAGTTAACAAGTCAAGTAGTGTTTATTTAAGGGATGAATTGTCTAAGTGAATTTGACTAATTGATTTGGGAAACGTATTATGGGTATAAAGGGCTGAATTTCTATGAGGGCTTTGATTGGGCCTCACGAAGCCCAAAAAAAATACCTTTGTAATGAAGCCCAAAAGGCAGCGCAGATCATATCTATTTAACGTTTTTGGATTGTTTTGGATCTTAACATTTGGGTCAGTTAGGTAACCTCGAATATTTAACTCGATCAGAACAATATCGAGGCTCGTTTATGTATTACCTCGTGCtataataaatgaataaaattatAATACTGTACACATTTATGATCAAGTTAAATAATCTGATTTCAATGTTGggtgataaatttttttaaa contains these protein-coding regions:
- the LOC130466798 gene encoding uncharacterized protein, whose protein sequence is MREALYLKIQGLRENNNWKPKRKETNKVNTEEDGPSTQGLDGPSTVGSHSVGKLKVTRKYKNPSNEVSSIAQQLPLSPVVPDDDILVSHNNMGWDQGQHRS